The Tenrec ecaudatus isolate mTenEca1 chromosome 7, mTenEca1.hap1, whole genome shotgun sequence genome window below encodes:
- the PRRC2A gene encoding protein PRRC2A isoform X4 has product MPPPANLPSLKAENKGNDPNVSLVPKDGTGWASKQEQSDPKSSDASTAQPPESQPLPASQTPASNQPKRPPAAPENAPSVPSGVKSWAQASVTHGAHGDGGRASSLLSRFSREEFPTLQAAGDQDKAAKERESAEQLSGPGPSLRPQNSTTWRDGGGRGPDELEGPDSKLHHGHDPRGGLQPSGPPQFPPYRGMMPPFMYPPYLPFPPPYGPQGPYRYPPPDGPSRFPRVAGPRGSGPPMRLVEPVGRPSILKEDNLKEFDQLDQENDDGWAGAHEEVDYTEKLKFSDEEDGRDSDEEGGAEGHKESQSVAGEERPPEADGKKGNSPGSEPPPPKTAWAETSRPPETEPGPPAPKLPPPPPHRGPTGNWGTPGDYPDRGGPPCKPPAPEDEDEAWRQRRKQSSSEISLAVERARRRREEEERRMQEERRAACAEKLKRLDEKFGAPDKRLKAEPAAPPAPPPPPVVLKEAPTPPAPMPAPAPTPEKEPEEPAQAPPAQPTPTPGVAPAPTLGSSGGSTSSTSSGSFEASPVEPQVPSEESPEPPEEVPPPAAPPAPKVEPTSDGAGPARQPPSQGLGYPKYQKSLPPRFQRQQQEQLLKQQQQWQQHQQGSVPPAPVPPSPPQPVTMGAVTAPQAPPPPPKALYPGALGRPPPMPPMNFDPRWMMIPPYVDPRLLQGRPPLDFYPPGVHPSSLVPRERSDSGGSSSEPFERHAPSLLRERGTPPVDPKLAWVGDVFATTPTTDPRPLTSPLRQPPEEDDKVVRSETPPVPPPPPYLANYPGFPENGAPGPTAPRCPLEEPAAPGPRPLPWPAGSEEATKIQAPPPKKEPSKEEAAPLAGPEGGRKPSRGAAGGSQGGPPPPRRETRTETRWGPRPGSSRRGVPAEEPGAPPRRAGPIKKPLPPAKAEELPPKPIEQGEETPKVPKPDPLKAAKGKVGGGSKEPPPSGNISPAPRLRGDYYERVGPASCRGRGRGEYFARGRGFRGTYGGRGRGARSREFRSYREFRGDDGRGGGLGGPNHPAAPRGRTASETRSEGSEYEEIPKRRRQRGSETGSETHESDLAPSDKEAPPPKEGGLPQPPLAAPQLAGPPLSPAPARFSTARGGRVFTPRGVPSRRGRGGGRPPPAVCPSWSPQTKPLAPKKPPSGPLLPSKEPLKEKLMPGPLSPLARGGCSGGGSVGMGVEDGERPRRRRHGRAQQQDKPPRFRRLKQERENAARGAEGKPGPLPVSTSAPGPEEALATGAAPLPPPRRAAAKSPDLSNQNSDQANEEWETASESSDFASERRDKEAPPPVLLTPKAVGAAGGSGGGAGPGVGSMPRGDLSQRAKDLSKRSFSSQRPGMERQNRRPGPGGKTGSNSGGGGGGGPGGRTGPGRGDKRSWPSPKNRSRPPEERPPGLALPPPPPSSSAVFRLDRVIHSNPAGIQQALAQLSNRQGSAAAGGHPRPKPGPPQAPQGSSPRPATQYDPQRASSDGGSAEAHFEEPGPVVRGLDGTPGDSTGLTPFPTKRRERPPRKAELIQEESLPPPPSSGFLGPKLEGPAPRGESRATSTEALTPHIWNRLHTATSRKSYRPGVEPWMEPLSPFEDVAGTEMSQSDSGVDLSGDSQVSSGPCSQRSSPDGGLKGAAEGPPKRPGGPSPLNAVSGEGPPSSEPSEPPRRRPPAPRGGERKELPREQPLPPGPIGTERSLRADRGPEPGPLRPSQRPGPPVQFGTSDKDADLCLVVGDSLEAEEELTASATEAIPLSRDWELRPSTAASAEPRSKPPGSGHCGGPEPSSSGPRLYPEVFYGSPGPPGSQVSGGATDSQLHPNHGGFRPGTPSVHPYRSQPLYLPPGPAPPSALLSGVALKGQFLDFSALQATDLGKLPAGGVLYPPPSFLYSPAFCPSPLPEPPLLQVRQDLPSPSDFYSTPLQPGGQNGFLPSGAPAQQVLLPVLDSQLPVMNFGSLPPAPPPAPPSLSLLPMGPALQPPSLAVRPPPAPATRVLPSPARPFPASLGRAELHPVELKPFQDYRKVNSSLGGPGSSRTPPAGRSFSGLNSRLKAQPSTYSGVFRTQRIDLYQQASPPDALRWMPKPWERTGPPPREGPPRRAEDPGSRGDKDPGLPPPR; this is encoded by the exons GTGGAAGGGCATCAAGCCTACTGTCACGATTCTCTCGAGAGGAATTTCCGACCCTTCAGGCGGCTGGAGACCAGGACAAGGCTGCCAAGGAAAGGGAGTCTGCCGAACAGTTGTCTGGGCCCGGACCAAGCCTCCGCCCCCAAA ATTCTACTACGTGGAGGGACGGAGGTGGGCGTGGCCCTGATGAGCTGGAGGGCCCGGACTCCAAACTTCATCATGGCCATGACCCCCGGGGGGGGCTGCAGCCTTCGGGCCCACCCCAGTTCCCTCCCTACCGCGGGATGATGCCGCCCTTC ATGTATCCCCCATACCTCCCTTTCCCTCCGCCCTATGGACCCCAGGGGCCTTACCGATACCCTCCTCCTGATGGGCCCAG CCGTTTTCCTCGGGTGGCAGGCCCCCGGGGCTCCGGGCCACCGATGCGCCTGGTGGAGCCTGTGGGCCGACCTTCCATTCTGAAGGAGGATAACCTTAAAGAGTTTGACCAGTTGGAccaggaaaatgatgatggttggGCAG GGGCCCATGAGGAGGTGGACTACACTGAAAAGCTCAAGTTCAGCGATGAGGAAGACGGGCGGGACTCCGATGAGGAGGGGGGAGCTGAGGGCCA CAAGGAATCTCAATCAGTTGCTGGTGAGGAACGGCCCCCTGAAGCAGATGGCAAAAAGGGCAACTCCCCCGGCAGCGAACCGCCCCCTCCCAAGACGGCCTGGGCAGAGACCTCTCGGCCGCCAGAGACAGAGCCggggcctcctgccccaaagcttcccccacccccacctcacaggGGCCCCACTGggaactggggcacccctggggacTACCCA GATCGTGGGGGCCCTCCCTGCAAGCCGCCTGCACCTGAAGACGAGGATGAGGCTTGGCGGCAGCGGCGGAAGCAGTCGTCATCTGAGATCTCCTTGGCTGTGGAGCGGGCGCGGCGGCGGCGCGAGGAAGAGGAACGCCGCATGCAGGAGGAGCGCAGGGCAGCCTGTGCTGAGAAGCTCAAGCGGCTGGATGAGAAGTTTGGGGCACCTGACAAACGGCTCAAGGCAGAGCCTGCTGCCCCACCTGCTCCCCCTCCACCACCTGTAGTCCTCAAAGAAGCCCCTACACCTCCAGCTCCAATGCCGGCACCAGCCCCAACGCCAGAGAAAGAACCTGAAGAGCCAGCACAGGCCCCTCctgcccagcccacccccactccaggtGTGGCTCCAGCCCCCACCCTTGGGAGCAGTGGTGGCAGTACCAGTAGCACCAGCAGTGGCAGCTTTGAAGCCAGCCCAG TGGAGCCCCAGGTGCCCTCAGAAGAGAGTCCTGAGCCACCAGAAGAAGTTCCTCCTCCCGCTGCAccaccagccccaaaggtggaACCCACGAGTGATGGGGCTGGACCCGCTCGGCAGCCCCCCAGCCAGGGTTTGGGCTACCCCAAGTATCAGAAGTCCTTGCCTCCTCGCTTCCAACGACAGCAGCAG GAGCAGCTCCTGAAGCAGCAGCAACAGTGGCAGCAGCACCAACAGGGCTCGGTGCCGCCCGCACCAGTCCCCCCGTCACCACCACAGCCTGTGACCATGGGGGCTGTGACAGCTCCGCaggccccaccaccaccccccaaggcCTTGTACCCAGGTGCTCTGGGCCGGCCCCCGCCCATGCCCCCCATGAACTTTGATCCCCGTTGGATGATGATTCCTCCCTACGTGGATCCCCGGCTCCTCCAGGGCCGGCCTCCTCTCGACTTCTACCCTCCTGGCGTGCATCCCTCCA GCCTAGTTCCCCGGGAGCGCTCAGATAGTGGGGGTTCAAGCTCAGAGCCGTTTGAACGTCATGCACCCTCTCTCCTCCGGGAGCGGGGGACCCCACCAGTGGATCCGAAGTTGGCCTGGGTCGGAGATGTCTTTGCCACCACGCCTACCACAGATCCCCGCCCGTTGACCTCCCCTCTGCGCCAGCCTCCTGAGGAGGATGACAAAGTCGTGAG GAGTGAAACTCCTCCGGTACCTCCCCCACCACCCTATCTGGCCAACTACCCAGGCTTCCCTGAGAATGGAGCCCCCGGACCCACGGCCCCCCGCTGCCCCCTGGAGGAGCCAGCTGCCCCAGGGCCCCGGCCACTTCCTTGGCCTGCAGGCAGTGAGGAGGCAACCAAGATACAAGCCCCACCGCCCAAGAAGGAGCCCTCAAAGGAGGAAGCAGCACCGTTGGCAGGACCAGAAGGGGGCCGAAAGCCCTCCCGTGGGGCTGCAGGAGGCAGCCAAGGCGGCCCACCGCCGCCACGGAGAGAGACCCGCACAGAGACCCGGTGGGGCCCTCGCCCGGGCAGCAGTCGTCGGGGAGTCCCTGCTGAGGAGCCGGGGGCCCCGCCCCGCCGAGCGGGGCCCATAAAGAAGCCCCTGCCACCTGCAAAGGCTGAAGAGCTGCCTCCCAAGCCCATCGAGCAGGGGGAGGAAACCCCCAAAGTCCCGAAGCCAGACCCACTCAAGGCggccaaggggaaggtgggaggaggctCCAAGGAGCCCCCACCTAGTGGGAATATCTCCCCTGCTCCCCGCCTCCGTGGAGACTACTATGAAAGGGTGGGCCCGGCCTCCTGCCGGGGACGGGGCCGAGGCGAGTACTTTGCCCGTGGCAGGGGTTTCCGGGGGACCTACGGCGGGCGGGGGCGCGGGGCCCGGAGCCGGGAGTTCCGCAGTTACCGAGAGTTCCGAGGAGACGATGGACGAGGGGGCGGGTTGGGGGGCCCAAACCACCCGGCTGCTCCCCGGGGCCGCACTGCCAGCGAGACCCGGAGCGAGGGCTCCGAGTATGAAGAAATCCCCAAGCGACGCCGCCAGCGGGGCTCTGAAACAGGCAGTGAGACCCACGAGAGCGACCTGGCCCCCTCAGACAAGGAGGCCCCTCCGCCCAAAGAGGGAGGCCTTCCTCAGCCCCCTCTCGCCGCTCCTCAACTAGCAGGGCCCCCCCTTTCACCGGCCCCTGCTCGTTTCTCCACGGCCCGCGGCGGGCGAGTCTTCACTCCCCGGGGAGTGCCGTCCCGCCGGGGCCGAGGGGGTGGGCGGCCCCCCCCTGCTGTTTGCCCGAGCTGGAGCCCGCAGACCAAGCCCCTGGCCCCCAAGAAACCGCCCTCAGGCCCTTTGCTTCCAAGCAAGGAGCCTTTGAAGGAGAAGCTCATGCCAGGGCCTCTATCCCCCCTGGCCCGGGGAGGCTGCAGTGGAGGTGGCAGCGTGGGCATGGGTGTGGAAGACGGCGAGCGGCCCCGACGGAGGCGGCACGGGAGGGCGCAGCAACAGGACAAGCCACCTCGTTTCCGGAGGCTGAAACAGGAACGGGAGAACGCCGCCCGGGGTGCTGAGGGCAAGCCGGGGCCTCTGCCCGTGTCCACCTCTGCACCAGGGCCTGAAGAAGCCCTGGCCACAGGAGCAGCACCCCTGCCCCCGCCACGTCGGGCTGCCGCCAAGTCTCCTGACCTCTCAAACCAGAACTCCGACCAAGCAAATGAGGAGTGGGAGACGGCATCGGAGAGCAGCGACTTTGCTAGTGAGCGTCGGGACAAGGAGGCGCCCCCGCCAGTGCTGCTGACACCCAAGGCTGTGGGAGCCGCTGGGGGCAGTGGAGGTGGCGCTGGACCTGGTGTTGGGAGCATGCCCCGTGGAGACCTGAGCCAGAGAGCCAAGGACTTGAGCAAGCGTAGCTTTTCCAGTCAGCGGCCAGGCATGGAGCGGCAGAACCGGCGTCCGGGCCCAGGGGGCAAGACGGGCAGCAACAGCGGTGGAGGAGGTGGCGGGGGCCCTGGGGGCAGGACCGGCCCAGGACGAGGGGACAAGAGGAGCTGGCCCTCGCCTAAGAACCGAAG CCGTCCTCCTGAGGAGCGGCCCCCTGGGCTTGCtctgcctcccccgccccccagcagcTCAGCTGTCTTCCGCCTGGACCGAGTGATCCACAGCAACCCTGCTGGCATCCAGCAGGCTCTGGCCCAGCTCAGCAACCGCCAGGGAAGTGCCGCTGCAGGAGGGCACCCgaggcccaagcctgggcctccccaagcccCTCAGGGCTCTTCCCCGAGGCCGGCAACCCAGTACGACCCCCAGAGGGCCAGCAGCGATGGTGGTAGTGCTG AAGCCCACTTCGAGGagccagggccagtggtgagagggttGGACGGGACTCCTGGAGACTCAACCGGGCTTACTCCCTTCCCCACCAAACGGCGGGAGCGGCCTCCCAGGAAAGCGGAGCTGATACAGGAG GAATCCTTGCCGCCACCTCCCAGCTCTGGATTCTTGGGCCCTAAGCTTGAGGGCCCAGCTCCTCGGGGAGAGTCAAGAGCTACCAGCACGGAGGCCTTGACCCCTCACATCTGGAATCGTTTACATACTG CCACCAGTCGGAAGAGTTACCGCCCTGGCGTGGAGCCCTGGATGGAGCCCCTGAGCCCTTTTGAGGACGTAGCTGGCACCGAG ATGAGTCAGTCTGACAGTGGGGTAGACCTGAGTGGGGATTCTCAGGTGTCATCAGGTCCCTGCAGCCAGCGAAGTTCCCCTGATGGAGGACTCAAGGGGGCAGCAGAGGGGCCCCCcaaacggcctggaggcccctcaCCCCTGAATGCCGTTTCTGGTGAGGGTCCACCTAGCTCTGAGCCCTCTGAGCCTCCTAGGAGACGGCCACCTGCCCCCCGCGGCGGGGAAAGAAAG GAGCTGCCCCGGGAGCAACCTCTGCCCCCTGGCCCTATTGGCACAGAGCGATCACTGCGTGCTGACCGAGGCCCTGAGCCTGGCCCCCTCCGCCCCTCCCAGCGGCCTGGGCCCCCCGTCCAGTTTGGCACCAGTGACAAG gacgcagacttgtgccTCGTGGTGGGGGACAGCTTAGAAGCAGAGGAGGAGCTAACAGCATCAGCCACTGAG GCCATCCCCCTGTCCCGAGACTGGGAGCTGCGCCCCAGCACTGCTGCCTCTGCGGAGCCACGGTCCAAGCCCCCGGGCTCTGGGCACTGTGGCGGCCCAGAGCCCAGCTCCTCAGGCCCGCGCCTCTACCCCGAGGTCTTCTATGGCAGCCCTGGGCCTCCTGGTTCTCAG GTGTCTGGGGGAGCCACGGACTCTCAGTTACATCCTAACCATGGGGGCTTCCGCCCTGGGACCCCCTCAGTGCACCCTTACAG GTCACAGCCCCTGTACTtacccccaggcccagcccctccCTCAGCATTGCTCTCTGGGGTGGCCCTGAAGGGCCAGTTTCTGGATTTCTCAGCATTGCAAGCAACAGACCTGGGGAAGTTGCCGGCCGGAGGGGTGCTCTATccgcccccttcctttctctatTCGCCAGCTTTCTGCCCTAGCCCTCTGCCAGAGCCACCCTTGCTGCAG GTACGCCAGGATCTGCCATCCCCTTCGGACTTTTACTCTACTCCTCTGCAGCCTGGTGGCCAAAATGGCTTCCTTCCCTCGGGGGCACCTGCTCAGCAG GTGCTGCTCCCCGTGCTGGACTCACAGCTGCCTGTGATGAACTTCGGCTCTCTGCCGCCAGCACCACCTCCTGCCCCCCCGTCCCTCTCTCTCCTACCTATGGGCCCAGCTTTGCAGCCCCCCAGCCTGGCTGTGCGGCCTCCACCTGCTCCCGCTACCAGGGTGCTGCCTTCACCTGCCAGGCCCTTCCCTGCTAGCTTGGGGCGAGCAGAG CTGCACCCAGTGGAACTGAAGCCGTTCCAGGATTATCGAAAAGTGAACAGCAGCCTTGGTGGGCCTGGGTCTTCACGGACTCCCCCAGCTGGAAG GTCCTTTTCGGGCCTGAATTCCCGTCTCAAGGCCCAGCCTTCCACCTACAGCGGCGTCTTCCGCACCCAGCGCATCGACCTCTACCAGCAG gCCTCTCCCCCAGATGCCCTGCGCTGGATGCCGAAGCCTTGGGAGCGGACAGGGCCACCACCTCGAGAAGGGCCCCCTCGACGGGCAGAGGACCCTGGTTCCCGAGGGGACAAGGACCCCGGGTTGCCCCCACCCCGCTGA